The DNA window TCAGGGGTGATCGGGGCCACTGCTTGCCCGGTGTTGTCGGCATGCGCTTGCCCGCGCCCGGGGGATGTGCTTGACTTGCCACATCGGAAAGCGGTTACCGCTCGCATCGGCGCGAACGGACCGGACATCACGAAGGGGAGCCGCCACATGGCCGCACGCAGGATCGGGATCATCGTCAACGGCGCCACCGGGCGCATGGGCTATCGGCAGCACCTGGTGCGGTCGCTGCTGGCGATCCAGGAGCAGGGCGGCGTCGAGCTCGCCGACGGGGACCGGCTGGTGCCGGACCTGCTGCTGGTGGGCCGCAACGAGGAGAAGCTGCGCGGCGTCGCCGAGAAGCACGGCCTGACGAACTGGACCACCGACGTCGACGAGGCGCTCGCGAACCCGGACTACGAGGTCTACTTCGACGCGCTGGTCACGAACCTGCGGGTGGAGAACCTCAAGAAGGCCATCGCGGCCGGCAAGGCGATCTACACCGAGAAGCCCACCGCCGAGACCTTCGAGGACGCCCTCGAGCTCGCACGGCTCGCCAAGGAGCACGGCACCGTCAACGGCGTGGTGCACGACAAGCTCTACCTGCCGGGCCTGCTCAAGCTGCGCCGCCTCATCGACTCCGGCTTCTTCGGGGAGATCCTCTCCGTGCGCGGCGAGTTCGGCTACTGGGTCTACGAGGGCGACTGGCAGGCCGCCCAGCGCCCCTCCTGGAACTACCGCAGCGAGGACGGCGGCGGCATCGTCGCGGACATGTTCCCGCACTGGAACTACGTCATCGAGGAGCTGTTCGGCCGCATCGAGGACGTCTACGCCCAGACCGCCACCCACATCGGCACCCGCTGGGACGAGAAGGGCAAGGAGTACACCGCCACGGCCGACGACGCCGCCTACGGCGTCTTCCGCCTCGAGGGCGGCACGGTCGTGCAGATGAACTCCAGCTGGGACGTGCGCGTGCACCGCGACGAGCTGGTCGAGTTCCAGGTCGACGGCACGAAGGGCAGCGCCGTCGTGGGCCTGCACGGCGCGCACATCCAGCCGCGCGAGGCGACCCCGAAGCCCGTGTGGAACCCGGACGTCAAGGACTCGCACAACTACTTCGACGACTGGATCGAGGTGCCGGACAACGCCGGGCCCGACGGCTACGACAACGGCTTCAAGGTGCAGTGGGAGGACTTCCTGGTCCACTACGCAGAGGGCCGTGAGTACCCCTTCGACTTCCTCTCCGGCGCGCGCGGCGTGCGCCTGGCCGAGGCGGGGCTCACCAGCTCCGCCGAGGGCCGCCGCATCACGCTCGACCCGCTGACGGAGGTGT is part of the Brachybacterium ginsengisoli genome and encodes:
- a CDS encoding Gfo/Idh/MocA family protein, with protein sequence MAARRIGIIVNGATGRMGYRQHLVRSLLAIQEQGGVELADGDRLVPDLLLVGRNEEKLRGVAEKHGLTNWTTDVDEALANPDYEVYFDALVTNLRVENLKKAIAAGKAIYTEKPTAETFEDALELARLAKEHGTVNGVVHDKLYLPGLLKLRRLIDSGFFGEILSVRGEFGYWVYEGDWQAAQRPSWNYRSEDGGGIVADMFPHWNYVIEELFGRIEDVYAQTATHIGTRWDEKGKEYTATADDAAYGVFRLEGGTVVQMNSSWDVRVHRDELVEFQVDGTKGSAVVGLHGAHIQPREATPKPVWNPDVKDSHNYFDDWIEVPDNAGPDGYDNGFKVQWEDFLVHYAEGREYPFDFLSGARGVRLAEAGLTSSAEGRRITLDPLTEV